A single Apostichopus japonicus isolate 1M-3 chromosome 11, ASM3797524v1, whole genome shotgun sequence DNA region contains:
- the LOC139975912 gene encoding cerebellin-1-like yields the protein MEGLRISAFLLLAGLYGRVLCADEMGSIILNGKNDVKTCGVVQGPPGAPGPAGNPGSPGIPGIPGNHGTCCMAGCGGGGGGVGAGSGARGEPGPKGEQGPMGPAGTPGLDGRAGDRGPTGEGMEAVMVKAAFSAAVTQTIRAPRSSDKVVVYDDVLTNIGGYFDGDTGMFTAPADGAYVFMMNVHRAAVTKSPYVKLMKEGEMQVSVYDYGTSDAYDTASNSAILELAQGERVWLQLDQGNELNSNDNRYTTFSGYMLFKT from the coding sequence ATGGAGGGACTAAGGATTTCTGCATTTCTTCTCCTTGCCGGGCTTTACGGCCGCGTTCTTTGTGCCGACGAGATGGGCTCGATAATATTAAATGGTAAAAACGATGTCAAAACATGTGGGGTAGTGCAAGGACCACCAGGGGCCCCTGGTCCAGCGGGGAACCCTGGATCTCCTGGTATACCGGGGATACCCGGTAACCACGGTACCTGCTGCATGGCAGGAtgcggtggtggtggtggtggtgttggtgcTGGCAGCGGTGCAAGAGGAGAACCGGGTCCCAAGGGTGAGCAAGGACCGATGGGACCAGCAGGGACACCGGGCCTTGATGGGAGAGCTGGTGACAGAGGACCGACCGGTGAGGGTATGGAAGCAGTCATGGTGAAGGCAGCCTTCTCTGCTGCGGTGACCCAGACTATAAGGGCACCCAGGAGTTCGGACAAGGTGGTCGTCTACGACGACGTCCTCACGAACATAGGGGGTTACTTCGATGGGGACACCGGTATGTTCACGGCCCCCGCTGACGGTGCCTATGTATTCATGATGAACGTCCATCGAGCTGCGGTCACCAAGAGCCCTTACGTCAAACTCATGAAGGAGGGAGAAATGCAGGTCAGCGTCTACGACTATGGCACGAGCGACGCCTACGACACGGCCAGCAACAGCGCCATTCTGGAACTGGCCCAAGGTGAGAGGGTTTGGCTGCAGCTGGACCAGGGAAATGAACTTAACAGCAATGACAACCGCTACACTACCTTCTCTGGCTATATGCTATTTAAGACATGA